A single genomic interval of Carassius carassius chromosome 24, fCarCar2.1, whole genome shotgun sequence harbors:
- the LOC132102920 gene encoding ubiquitin carboxyl-terminal hydrolase 5-like isoform X1, with protein MTEVSEILKSVLSTIRVPRPGDRVHKDECAFSFASPESDGGLYVCMNSFLGFGSKYVERHHAKTGQRAYLHITRTRKTQEQKTAENKEDDSNSGSGDPPKKKPTRLAIGIEGGFDVEQEQYEEEVKLVLFPDRQEVTSDDLASMSDVVRERVSLSMAGLQAADSVSHTLQVQQWDGEVRQESKHAAELKQLDNGVKIPPCGWRCEVCDLQENLWMNLTDGKVLCGRRYFDGSGGNNHALLHYQQTGYPLAVKLGTITPDGADVYSYDEDDMVLDSKLPEHLSHFGIDMMTMEKTERTMTELEIAVNQRVGEWEVIQESGTTLRPLWGPGLTGMKNLGNSCYLNSVMQVLFTIPDFQTKYVSNIDKIFNEAPSDPTQDFKTQVAKLGYGLLSGEYSKPAPDPGDDPNSSTEPRGDQVGIAPRMFKALVGQGHPEFSTNRQQDAQEFLLHFINMVERNCRSGMNPSEAFRFLVEEKIVCQQSQKTKYTQRVDYIVQLPVPMDQATNMEELQEAERHREEAESSGAPPSAAPRAQIPFASCLAALIEPETLTDFWSSAVQAKTTATKTTRFASFPDHLVIQIKKFTFGLDWIPKKLDVSIDVPDTLDLSALRAMGQQPGEELLPEVAPLPLMTPDVEVKGILGSHGNEDDDSLYSPLLSPVLDDSTVSQLCEMGFPLEACRKAVYYTGNTGIDAAMNWVMGHMEDSDFSAPLVLAGSSSAPGTTPTESLPEEHLVTIVSMGFSRDQATRALRATNNVLERAVDWIFSHLDDLESMDVSEGGRSGGESEASREPPPGARVRDGTGKYELFAFISHMGTSTMCGHYVCHIKKDQQWVIFNDQKVCASEKPPKDLGYLYFYRRVVE; from the exons ATGACGGAGGTTAGCGAGATATTGAAGTCGGTTCTGTCTACGATTCGGGTTCCGAGGCCCGGAGATCGTGTTCATAAAGACGAGTGCGCTTTCTCATTCGCCAGTCCG GAGAGTGACGGAGGCTTGTACGTCTGCATGAACAGCTTTCTCGGCTTTGGAAGCAAGTATGTAGAAAGACACCATGCCAAAACCGGTCAGAGAGCTTACCTGCACATCACACGGACCCGGAAAACACAG GAACAAAAGACAGCTGAAAAC AAGGAGGATGATAGCAATTCTGGATCAGGCGACCCTCCCAAAAAGAAGCCCACAAGACTAGCAATTG GGATCGAGGGAGGGTTTGATGTTGAGCAGGAGCAGTATGAGGAAGAAGTTAAGCTGGTTCTGTTCCCAGAccgacaggaagtgacatcagatGATCTAGCATCCATGTCAGATGTTGTTCGGGAACGG GTGTCTCTGTCGATGGCGGGGCTGCAGGCAGCAGACTCAGTGTCGCACACTTTGCAGGTGCAGCAGTGGGACGGAGAAGTGCGACAGGAGTCAAAACATGCAGCTGAACTTAAACAACTCGACAATGGGGTCAAAATCCCTCCTTG TGGTTGGAGGTGTGAGGTCTGTGACCTACAGGAAAACTTGTGGATGAATCTGACAGACGGGAAGGTTTTGTGTGGGCGGAGATATTTTGATGGCTCAGGGGGCAATAACCACGCCCTCCTGCACTACCAGCAGACTGGATACCCACTGGCTGTCAAACTCGGCACAATAACACCTGACGGAGCAG ATGTCTATTCATATGACGAAGATGATATGGTATTAGATTCTAAGCTTCCAGAACACCTTTCCCACTTTGGCATTGATATGATGACTATGGAAAAG ACGGAAAGAACCATGACTGAGCTGGAGATCGCAGTGAACCAGCGTGTGGGAGAGTGGGAGGTGATTCAGGAGTCAGGTACCACTCTGAGACCCCTGTGGGGCCCGGGGCTGACCGGAATGAAGAACCTGGGAAACAGCTGCTACCTCAACTCTGTCATGCAAGTGCTCTTCACCATCCCAGACTTCCAGACCAA ATACGTTTCCAACATTGACAAGATCTTTAATGAGGCGCCCAGTGACCCAACCCAGGATTTTAAGACTCAAGT AGCAAAGCTGGGCTATGGCCTTCTGTCAGGAGAGTACTCTAAACCGGCCCCTGACCCCGGGGATGACCCCAATTCCTCCACTGAACCCAGG GGTGACCAGGTTGGCATAGCACCTCGCATGTTCAAAGCTCTGGTTGGACAAGGCCACCCTGAGTTCTCTACCAATCGGCAGCAGGATGCACAGGAGTTTCTTCTTCACTTTATAAATATGGTGGAG AGAAACTGTCGGTCTGGCATGAATCCCTCAGAAGCTTTCCGCTTCCTAGTGGAGGAGAAGATTGTATGCCAGCAGTCACAAAAGACCAAATATACCCAACGAGTAGACTACATAGTCCAGCTGCCTGTTCCCATGGACCAGGCAACTAATATGG AGGAGCTACAAGAAGCAGAACGTCACCGGGAGGAGGCGGAGTCATCTGGAGCCCCTCCCTCTGCTGCACCACGTGCTCAAATTCCATTTGCTTCCTGTTTGGCTGCTCTCATTGAACCCGAAACACTCACAGACTTCTGGAGCTCTGCAGTGCAAGCCAAAACCACTGCCACTAA GACCACTCGCTTCGCTTCATTTCCTGACCATCTTGTCATCCAAATTAAGAAATTCACCTTCGGCCTGGATTGGATTCCAAAAAAATTAG ATGTGAGCATTGACGTTCCTGACACACTGGATCTGAGCGCGCTCCGTGCCATGGGACAGCAGCCAGGGGAGGAGCTTCTGCCAGAGGTGGCTCCACTTCCTCTCATGACCCCTGATGTGGAGGTTAAAGGTATCCTGGGCTCCCATGGCAACGAGGACGACGACTCTCTCTACTCCCCACTGCTGT CTCCGGTGTTGGATGACTCTACAGTGTCTCAGCTGTGTGAGATGGGCTTTCCTCTGGAGGCGTGCCGGAAGGCTGTGTACTACACGGGCAACACTGGCATTGATGCTGCTATGAACTGGGTGATGGGACACATGGAAGACTCTG ATTTCTCCGCACCTCTAGTGTTGGCTGGATCTAGTTCTGCTCCTGGCACCACACCCACAGAGAGTCTACCTGAGGAACACCTAGTAACCATCGTTTCTATGGGATTCAGTCGAGACCAGGCCACTCGTGCTCTCAGAGCTACG aataatgttctaGAGCGAGCTGTGGACTGGATCTTCTCTCATCTGGATGATCTGGAGTCCATGGATGTGTCTGAGGGTGGACGCTCAGGAGGAGAAAGTGAAGCCAGTCGGGAACCTCCTCCAGGAGCACGTGTACGTGATGGAACAGGAA AGTATGAGCTTTTTGCATTCATCAGTCACATGGGAACGAGCACAATGTGTGGTCATTATGTCTGCCACATCAAGAAAGACCAACA GTGGGTAATCTTCAACGATCAGAAAGTTTGTGCCTCTGAAAAACCACCTAAGGACCTGGGTTACCTGTACTTTTACAGAAGAGTAGTGGAATAG
- the LOC132102920 gene encoding ubiquitin carboxyl-terminal hydrolase 5-like isoform X2 — protein MTEVSEILKSVLSTIRVPRPGDRVHKDECAFSFASPESDGGLYVCMNSFLGFGSKYVERHHAKTGQRAYLHITRTRKTQKEDDSNSGSGDPPKKKPTRLAIGIEGGFDVEQEQYEEEVKLVLFPDRQEVTSDDLASMSDVVRERVSLSMAGLQAADSVSHTLQVQQWDGEVRQESKHAAELKQLDNGVKIPPCGWRCEVCDLQENLWMNLTDGKVLCGRRYFDGSGGNNHALLHYQQTGYPLAVKLGTITPDGADVYSYDEDDMVLDSKLPEHLSHFGIDMMTMEKTERTMTELEIAVNQRVGEWEVIQESGTTLRPLWGPGLTGMKNLGNSCYLNSVMQVLFTIPDFQTKYVSNIDKIFNEAPSDPTQDFKTQVAKLGYGLLSGEYSKPAPDPGDDPNSSTEPRGDQVGIAPRMFKALVGQGHPEFSTNRQQDAQEFLLHFINMVERNCRSGMNPSEAFRFLVEEKIVCQQSQKTKYTQRVDYIVQLPVPMDQATNMEELQEAERHREEAESSGAPPSAAPRAQIPFASCLAALIEPETLTDFWSSAVQAKTTATKTTRFASFPDHLVIQIKKFTFGLDWIPKKLDVSIDVPDTLDLSALRAMGQQPGEELLPEVAPLPLMTPDVEVKGILGSHGNEDDDSLYSPLLSPVLDDSTVSQLCEMGFPLEACRKAVYYTGNTGIDAAMNWVMGHMEDSDFSAPLVLAGSSSAPGTTPTESLPEEHLVTIVSMGFSRDQATRALRATNNVLERAVDWIFSHLDDLESMDVSEGGRSGGESEASREPPPGARVRDGTGKYELFAFISHMGTSTMCGHYVCHIKKDQQWVIFNDQKVCASEKPPKDLGYLYFYRRVVE, from the exons ATGACGGAGGTTAGCGAGATATTGAAGTCGGTTCTGTCTACGATTCGGGTTCCGAGGCCCGGAGATCGTGTTCATAAAGACGAGTGCGCTTTCTCATTCGCCAGTCCG GAGAGTGACGGAGGCTTGTACGTCTGCATGAACAGCTTTCTCGGCTTTGGAAGCAAGTATGTAGAAAGACACCATGCCAAAACCGGTCAGAGAGCTTACCTGCACATCACACGGACCCGGAAAACACAG AAGGAGGATGATAGCAATTCTGGATCAGGCGACCCTCCCAAAAAGAAGCCCACAAGACTAGCAATTG GGATCGAGGGAGGGTTTGATGTTGAGCAGGAGCAGTATGAGGAAGAAGTTAAGCTGGTTCTGTTCCCAGAccgacaggaagtgacatcagatGATCTAGCATCCATGTCAGATGTTGTTCGGGAACGG GTGTCTCTGTCGATGGCGGGGCTGCAGGCAGCAGACTCAGTGTCGCACACTTTGCAGGTGCAGCAGTGGGACGGAGAAGTGCGACAGGAGTCAAAACATGCAGCTGAACTTAAACAACTCGACAATGGGGTCAAAATCCCTCCTTG TGGTTGGAGGTGTGAGGTCTGTGACCTACAGGAAAACTTGTGGATGAATCTGACAGACGGGAAGGTTTTGTGTGGGCGGAGATATTTTGATGGCTCAGGGGGCAATAACCACGCCCTCCTGCACTACCAGCAGACTGGATACCCACTGGCTGTCAAACTCGGCACAATAACACCTGACGGAGCAG ATGTCTATTCATATGACGAAGATGATATGGTATTAGATTCTAAGCTTCCAGAACACCTTTCCCACTTTGGCATTGATATGATGACTATGGAAAAG ACGGAAAGAACCATGACTGAGCTGGAGATCGCAGTGAACCAGCGTGTGGGAGAGTGGGAGGTGATTCAGGAGTCAGGTACCACTCTGAGACCCCTGTGGGGCCCGGGGCTGACCGGAATGAAGAACCTGGGAAACAGCTGCTACCTCAACTCTGTCATGCAAGTGCTCTTCACCATCCCAGACTTCCAGACCAA ATACGTTTCCAACATTGACAAGATCTTTAATGAGGCGCCCAGTGACCCAACCCAGGATTTTAAGACTCAAGT AGCAAAGCTGGGCTATGGCCTTCTGTCAGGAGAGTACTCTAAACCGGCCCCTGACCCCGGGGATGACCCCAATTCCTCCACTGAACCCAGG GGTGACCAGGTTGGCATAGCACCTCGCATGTTCAAAGCTCTGGTTGGACAAGGCCACCCTGAGTTCTCTACCAATCGGCAGCAGGATGCACAGGAGTTTCTTCTTCACTTTATAAATATGGTGGAG AGAAACTGTCGGTCTGGCATGAATCCCTCAGAAGCTTTCCGCTTCCTAGTGGAGGAGAAGATTGTATGCCAGCAGTCACAAAAGACCAAATATACCCAACGAGTAGACTACATAGTCCAGCTGCCTGTTCCCATGGACCAGGCAACTAATATGG AGGAGCTACAAGAAGCAGAACGTCACCGGGAGGAGGCGGAGTCATCTGGAGCCCCTCCCTCTGCTGCACCACGTGCTCAAATTCCATTTGCTTCCTGTTTGGCTGCTCTCATTGAACCCGAAACACTCACAGACTTCTGGAGCTCTGCAGTGCAAGCCAAAACCACTGCCACTAA GACCACTCGCTTCGCTTCATTTCCTGACCATCTTGTCATCCAAATTAAGAAATTCACCTTCGGCCTGGATTGGATTCCAAAAAAATTAG ATGTGAGCATTGACGTTCCTGACACACTGGATCTGAGCGCGCTCCGTGCCATGGGACAGCAGCCAGGGGAGGAGCTTCTGCCAGAGGTGGCTCCACTTCCTCTCATGACCCCTGATGTGGAGGTTAAAGGTATCCTGGGCTCCCATGGCAACGAGGACGACGACTCTCTCTACTCCCCACTGCTGT CTCCGGTGTTGGATGACTCTACAGTGTCTCAGCTGTGTGAGATGGGCTTTCCTCTGGAGGCGTGCCGGAAGGCTGTGTACTACACGGGCAACACTGGCATTGATGCTGCTATGAACTGGGTGATGGGACACATGGAAGACTCTG ATTTCTCCGCACCTCTAGTGTTGGCTGGATCTAGTTCTGCTCCTGGCACCACACCCACAGAGAGTCTACCTGAGGAACACCTAGTAACCATCGTTTCTATGGGATTCAGTCGAGACCAGGCCACTCGTGCTCTCAGAGCTACG aataatgttctaGAGCGAGCTGTGGACTGGATCTTCTCTCATCTGGATGATCTGGAGTCCATGGATGTGTCTGAGGGTGGACGCTCAGGAGGAGAAAGTGAAGCCAGTCGGGAACCTCCTCCAGGAGCACGTGTACGTGATGGAACAGGAA AGTATGAGCTTTTTGCATTCATCAGTCACATGGGAACGAGCACAATGTGTGGTCATTATGTCTGCCACATCAAGAAAGACCAACA GTGGGTAATCTTCAACGATCAGAAAGTTTGTGCCTCTGAAAAACCACCTAAGGACCTGGGTTACCTGTACTTTTACAGAAGAGTAGTGGAATAG
- the LOC132102920 gene encoding ubiquitin carboxyl-terminal hydrolase 5-like isoform X3 produces the protein MTEVSEILKSVLSTIRVPRPGDRVHKDECAFSFASPESDGGLYVCMNSFLGFGSKYVERHHAKTGQRAYLHITRTRKTQEQKTAENKEDDSNSGSGDPPKKKPTRLAIGIEGGFDVEQEQYEEEVKLVLFPDRQEVTSDDLASMSDVVRERVSLSMAGLQAADSVSHTLQVQQWDGEVRQESKHAAELKQLDNGVKIPPCGWRCEVCDLQENLWMNLTDGKVLCGRRYFDGSGGNNHALLHYQQTGYPLAVKLGTITPDGADVYSYDEDDMVLDSKLPEHLSHFGIDMMTMEKTERTMTELEIAVNQRVGEWEVIQESGTTLRPLWGPGLTGMKNLGNSCYLNSVMQVLFTIPDFQTKYVSNIDKIFNEAPSDPTQDFKTQVAKLGYGLLSGEYSKPAPDPGDDPNSSTEPRGDQVGIAPRMFKALVGQGHPEFSTNRQQDAQEFLLHFINMVERNCRSGMNPSEAFRFLVEEKIVCQQSQKTKYTQRVDYIVQLPVPMDQATNMEELQEAERHREEAESSGAPPSAAPRAQIPFASCLAALIEPETLTDFWSSAVQAKTTATKTTRFASFPDHLVIQIKKFTFGLDWIPKKLDVSIDVPDTLDLSALRAMGQQPGEELLPEVAPLPLMTPDVEVKAPVLDDSTVSQLCEMGFPLEACRKAVYYTGNTGIDAAMNWVMGHMEDSDFSAPLVLAGSSSAPGTTPTESLPEEHLVTIVSMGFSRDQATRALRATNNVLERAVDWIFSHLDDLESMDVSEGGRSGGESEASREPPPGARVRDGTGKYELFAFISHMGTSTMCGHYVCHIKKDQQWVIFNDQKVCASEKPPKDLGYLYFYRRVVE, from the exons ATGACGGAGGTTAGCGAGATATTGAAGTCGGTTCTGTCTACGATTCGGGTTCCGAGGCCCGGAGATCGTGTTCATAAAGACGAGTGCGCTTTCTCATTCGCCAGTCCG GAGAGTGACGGAGGCTTGTACGTCTGCATGAACAGCTTTCTCGGCTTTGGAAGCAAGTATGTAGAAAGACACCATGCCAAAACCGGTCAGAGAGCTTACCTGCACATCACACGGACCCGGAAAACACAG GAACAAAAGACAGCTGAAAAC AAGGAGGATGATAGCAATTCTGGATCAGGCGACCCTCCCAAAAAGAAGCCCACAAGACTAGCAATTG GGATCGAGGGAGGGTTTGATGTTGAGCAGGAGCAGTATGAGGAAGAAGTTAAGCTGGTTCTGTTCCCAGAccgacaggaagtgacatcagatGATCTAGCATCCATGTCAGATGTTGTTCGGGAACGG GTGTCTCTGTCGATGGCGGGGCTGCAGGCAGCAGACTCAGTGTCGCACACTTTGCAGGTGCAGCAGTGGGACGGAGAAGTGCGACAGGAGTCAAAACATGCAGCTGAACTTAAACAACTCGACAATGGGGTCAAAATCCCTCCTTG TGGTTGGAGGTGTGAGGTCTGTGACCTACAGGAAAACTTGTGGATGAATCTGACAGACGGGAAGGTTTTGTGTGGGCGGAGATATTTTGATGGCTCAGGGGGCAATAACCACGCCCTCCTGCACTACCAGCAGACTGGATACCCACTGGCTGTCAAACTCGGCACAATAACACCTGACGGAGCAG ATGTCTATTCATATGACGAAGATGATATGGTATTAGATTCTAAGCTTCCAGAACACCTTTCCCACTTTGGCATTGATATGATGACTATGGAAAAG ACGGAAAGAACCATGACTGAGCTGGAGATCGCAGTGAACCAGCGTGTGGGAGAGTGGGAGGTGATTCAGGAGTCAGGTACCACTCTGAGACCCCTGTGGGGCCCGGGGCTGACCGGAATGAAGAACCTGGGAAACAGCTGCTACCTCAACTCTGTCATGCAAGTGCTCTTCACCATCCCAGACTTCCAGACCAA ATACGTTTCCAACATTGACAAGATCTTTAATGAGGCGCCCAGTGACCCAACCCAGGATTTTAAGACTCAAGT AGCAAAGCTGGGCTATGGCCTTCTGTCAGGAGAGTACTCTAAACCGGCCCCTGACCCCGGGGATGACCCCAATTCCTCCACTGAACCCAGG GGTGACCAGGTTGGCATAGCACCTCGCATGTTCAAAGCTCTGGTTGGACAAGGCCACCCTGAGTTCTCTACCAATCGGCAGCAGGATGCACAGGAGTTTCTTCTTCACTTTATAAATATGGTGGAG AGAAACTGTCGGTCTGGCATGAATCCCTCAGAAGCTTTCCGCTTCCTAGTGGAGGAGAAGATTGTATGCCAGCAGTCACAAAAGACCAAATATACCCAACGAGTAGACTACATAGTCCAGCTGCCTGTTCCCATGGACCAGGCAACTAATATGG AGGAGCTACAAGAAGCAGAACGTCACCGGGAGGAGGCGGAGTCATCTGGAGCCCCTCCCTCTGCTGCACCACGTGCTCAAATTCCATTTGCTTCCTGTTTGGCTGCTCTCATTGAACCCGAAACACTCACAGACTTCTGGAGCTCTGCAGTGCAAGCCAAAACCACTGCCACTAA GACCACTCGCTTCGCTTCATTTCCTGACCATCTTGTCATCCAAATTAAGAAATTCACCTTCGGCCTGGATTGGATTCCAAAAAAATTAG ATGTGAGCATTGACGTTCCTGACACACTGGATCTGAGCGCGCTCCGTGCCATGGGACAGCAGCCAGGGGAGGAGCTTCTGCCAGAGGTGGCTCCACTTCCTCTCATGACCCCTGATGTGGAGGTTAAAG CTCCGGTGTTGGATGACTCTACAGTGTCTCAGCTGTGTGAGATGGGCTTTCCTCTGGAGGCGTGCCGGAAGGCTGTGTACTACACGGGCAACACTGGCATTGATGCTGCTATGAACTGGGTGATGGGACACATGGAAGACTCTG ATTTCTCCGCACCTCTAGTGTTGGCTGGATCTAGTTCTGCTCCTGGCACCACACCCACAGAGAGTCTACCTGAGGAACACCTAGTAACCATCGTTTCTATGGGATTCAGTCGAGACCAGGCCACTCGTGCTCTCAGAGCTACG aataatgttctaGAGCGAGCTGTGGACTGGATCTTCTCTCATCTGGATGATCTGGAGTCCATGGATGTGTCTGAGGGTGGACGCTCAGGAGGAGAAAGTGAAGCCAGTCGGGAACCTCCTCCAGGAGCACGTGTACGTGATGGAACAGGAA AGTATGAGCTTTTTGCATTCATCAGTCACATGGGAACGAGCACAATGTGTGGTCATTATGTCTGCCACATCAAGAAAGACCAACA GTGGGTAATCTTCAACGATCAGAAAGTTTGTGCCTCTGAAAAACCACCTAAGGACCTGGGTTACCTGTACTTTTACAGAAGAGTAGTGGAATAG
- the LOC132102920 gene encoding ubiquitin carboxyl-terminal hydrolase 5-like isoform X4 encodes MTEVSEILKSVLSTIRVPRPGDRVHKDECAFSFASPESDGGLYVCMNSFLGFGSKYVERHHAKTGQRAYLHITRTRKTQKEDDSNSGSGDPPKKKPTRLAIGIEGGFDVEQEQYEEEVKLVLFPDRQEVTSDDLASMSDVVRERVSLSMAGLQAADSVSHTLQVQQWDGEVRQESKHAAELKQLDNGVKIPPCGWRCEVCDLQENLWMNLTDGKVLCGRRYFDGSGGNNHALLHYQQTGYPLAVKLGTITPDGADVYSYDEDDMVLDSKLPEHLSHFGIDMMTMEKTERTMTELEIAVNQRVGEWEVIQESGTTLRPLWGPGLTGMKNLGNSCYLNSVMQVLFTIPDFQTKYVSNIDKIFNEAPSDPTQDFKTQVAKLGYGLLSGEYSKPAPDPGDDPNSSTEPRGDQVGIAPRMFKALVGQGHPEFSTNRQQDAQEFLLHFINMVERNCRSGMNPSEAFRFLVEEKIVCQQSQKTKYTQRVDYIVQLPVPMDQATNMEELQEAERHREEAESSGAPPSAAPRAQIPFASCLAALIEPETLTDFWSSAVQAKTTATKTTRFASFPDHLVIQIKKFTFGLDWIPKKLDVSIDVPDTLDLSALRAMGQQPGEELLPEVAPLPLMTPDVEVKAPVLDDSTVSQLCEMGFPLEACRKAVYYTGNTGIDAAMNWVMGHMEDSDFSAPLVLAGSSSAPGTTPTESLPEEHLVTIVSMGFSRDQATRALRATNNVLERAVDWIFSHLDDLESMDVSEGGRSGGESEASREPPPGARVRDGTGKYELFAFISHMGTSTMCGHYVCHIKKDQQWVIFNDQKVCASEKPPKDLGYLYFYRRVVE; translated from the exons ATGACGGAGGTTAGCGAGATATTGAAGTCGGTTCTGTCTACGATTCGGGTTCCGAGGCCCGGAGATCGTGTTCATAAAGACGAGTGCGCTTTCTCATTCGCCAGTCCG GAGAGTGACGGAGGCTTGTACGTCTGCATGAACAGCTTTCTCGGCTTTGGAAGCAAGTATGTAGAAAGACACCATGCCAAAACCGGTCAGAGAGCTTACCTGCACATCACACGGACCCGGAAAACACAG AAGGAGGATGATAGCAATTCTGGATCAGGCGACCCTCCCAAAAAGAAGCCCACAAGACTAGCAATTG GGATCGAGGGAGGGTTTGATGTTGAGCAGGAGCAGTATGAGGAAGAAGTTAAGCTGGTTCTGTTCCCAGAccgacaggaagtgacatcagatGATCTAGCATCCATGTCAGATGTTGTTCGGGAACGG GTGTCTCTGTCGATGGCGGGGCTGCAGGCAGCAGACTCAGTGTCGCACACTTTGCAGGTGCAGCAGTGGGACGGAGAAGTGCGACAGGAGTCAAAACATGCAGCTGAACTTAAACAACTCGACAATGGGGTCAAAATCCCTCCTTG TGGTTGGAGGTGTGAGGTCTGTGACCTACAGGAAAACTTGTGGATGAATCTGACAGACGGGAAGGTTTTGTGTGGGCGGAGATATTTTGATGGCTCAGGGGGCAATAACCACGCCCTCCTGCACTACCAGCAGACTGGATACCCACTGGCTGTCAAACTCGGCACAATAACACCTGACGGAGCAG ATGTCTATTCATATGACGAAGATGATATGGTATTAGATTCTAAGCTTCCAGAACACCTTTCCCACTTTGGCATTGATATGATGACTATGGAAAAG ACGGAAAGAACCATGACTGAGCTGGAGATCGCAGTGAACCAGCGTGTGGGAGAGTGGGAGGTGATTCAGGAGTCAGGTACCACTCTGAGACCCCTGTGGGGCCCGGGGCTGACCGGAATGAAGAACCTGGGAAACAGCTGCTACCTCAACTCTGTCATGCAAGTGCTCTTCACCATCCCAGACTTCCAGACCAA ATACGTTTCCAACATTGACAAGATCTTTAATGAGGCGCCCAGTGACCCAACCCAGGATTTTAAGACTCAAGT AGCAAAGCTGGGCTATGGCCTTCTGTCAGGAGAGTACTCTAAACCGGCCCCTGACCCCGGGGATGACCCCAATTCCTCCACTGAACCCAGG GGTGACCAGGTTGGCATAGCACCTCGCATGTTCAAAGCTCTGGTTGGACAAGGCCACCCTGAGTTCTCTACCAATCGGCAGCAGGATGCACAGGAGTTTCTTCTTCACTTTATAAATATGGTGGAG AGAAACTGTCGGTCTGGCATGAATCCCTCAGAAGCTTTCCGCTTCCTAGTGGAGGAGAAGATTGTATGCCAGCAGTCACAAAAGACCAAATATACCCAACGAGTAGACTACATAGTCCAGCTGCCTGTTCCCATGGACCAGGCAACTAATATGG AGGAGCTACAAGAAGCAGAACGTCACCGGGAGGAGGCGGAGTCATCTGGAGCCCCTCCCTCTGCTGCACCACGTGCTCAAATTCCATTTGCTTCCTGTTTGGCTGCTCTCATTGAACCCGAAACACTCACAGACTTCTGGAGCTCTGCAGTGCAAGCCAAAACCACTGCCACTAA GACCACTCGCTTCGCTTCATTTCCTGACCATCTTGTCATCCAAATTAAGAAATTCACCTTCGGCCTGGATTGGATTCCAAAAAAATTAG ATGTGAGCATTGACGTTCCTGACACACTGGATCTGAGCGCGCTCCGTGCCATGGGACAGCAGCCAGGGGAGGAGCTTCTGCCAGAGGTGGCTCCACTTCCTCTCATGACCCCTGATGTGGAGGTTAAAG CTCCGGTGTTGGATGACTCTACAGTGTCTCAGCTGTGTGAGATGGGCTTTCCTCTGGAGGCGTGCCGGAAGGCTGTGTACTACACGGGCAACACTGGCATTGATGCTGCTATGAACTGGGTGATGGGACACATGGAAGACTCTG ATTTCTCCGCACCTCTAGTGTTGGCTGGATCTAGTTCTGCTCCTGGCACCACACCCACAGAGAGTCTACCTGAGGAACACCTAGTAACCATCGTTTCTATGGGATTCAGTCGAGACCAGGCCACTCGTGCTCTCAGAGCTACG aataatgttctaGAGCGAGCTGTGGACTGGATCTTCTCTCATCTGGATGATCTGGAGTCCATGGATGTGTCTGAGGGTGGACGCTCAGGAGGAGAAAGTGAAGCCAGTCGGGAACCTCCTCCAGGAGCACGTGTACGTGATGGAACAGGAA AGTATGAGCTTTTTGCATTCATCAGTCACATGGGAACGAGCACAATGTGTGGTCATTATGTCTGCCACATCAAGAAAGACCAACA GTGGGTAATCTTCAACGATCAGAAAGTTTGTGCCTCTGAAAAACCACCTAAGGACCTGGGTTACCTGTACTTTTACAGAAGAGTAGTGGAATAG